Genomic DNA from Clostridium sp. BJN0013:
CTCAAATTTTTCCCAATTTATATTAATTCCTGAGCAAAAGAGTGAAGACAGTGTGCCTAAACAGGTATCCCAGGAATCCTTCTTGCGGTCTGAAGCTGTGAAAATTATTTTAGTATTGCTAGTTTTTATACCTCTTGCCATTCCTGATAATATCTTATCAGGGCCACACTCAATAAAGGTATCTACAGAGTTGTCTGATAAATATTTTAAACTTTGCTCGAACTTTACAGGTTGAAGAATATGCTTGATCCAGTATTCAGTATCAAAAGGTTTATTCATTATTTCTCCTGTGATATTTGATACTACAGGTATTTTAGGAGAATTAAAGGTTACCCCCTCTAATACTGCCTTAAAATCATCCAGCATTGGCTTCATAAGCGGCGTATGAAAAGCCTGGGAAACATTTAATTTTTTAAATCCCATTCCCTCTTTTAGCAGTACTTCACTAAATTTTTCTATTGCATTTACTTCCCCTGATATAACCTGATGGGTTCCATTGTATGCTGCAATCCAAACATTACCTTCAAAAGCTTGAAGTAACCCTTGGAGTTTGTCTCCGGAAGTAAACACTGCACACATACTGCCCGATGACTGCAGTTCTTCCATTAATTTGCCCCTGGCAGCTACTATTTTTGCAGCATCCTGTAGACTTACTATGCCCGAGAGACAAGCTGCTGACCACTCACCAATACTATGACCAAGTACATAGTCAGGTTTAACCCCTAAATCTGTAAAGAGCTTTCCAAAAGCATAGTCAATGGTAAATACCACCGGCTGTGTAATATTTGTCTTTGCAAGAAGTATTTCATCTGCTTTGTCACTATAAATCAAATCAGTTATTTTTTCATTAAGGTAAGGATAAAATACCTCCGAGCATTCATCAATATATCCACTGAAAATAGGCAGATTTTCATATAGCCGTTTTGCCATGCCAATATATTGTGATCCTTGACCAGTGAACATTAATGCTATTTTAGGAAATACTTTACCATCAATATGATCTAATTTCACTTCTTGAAGCTTATTCATTAAATCCTCACAGGAATCTGCAACTACACTACAGCGATATTTAAGCAGTGTTCTGGTGACATTTTCTGTATAACATATATCTTCCAAGGAACTTTTATTATTATTTTTAAGATATTCTACTAAATTTTTTATTTTTTGATTTAATGATTCTTTTGTATTTGCAGAAAGACACAGAACATGCTTAGATCGTTCATATATCTTTTCGGGTTTTGTTTTAGTTAACTCAGGAGTCTCTTCAATAACCATATGGCAATTAGTACCTCCAAATCCAAAGGAATTAATAGAAGCCCGTCTGGCTGTGTTTGGAGAAACCTCCCACTCCTTTGCCTTAAGAATAGTATAAAAAGGAGTTCTATCAAATTTAATAGAAGGATTAAGCTCATTTAAATTCACATTAGGAGGCATAATTTTATTATTTAAGGCTAATACCACTTTAATAAAGCTTGCTATGCCCGCACTGCTGAGAAGATGTCCAATATTTGATTTGACTGACCCTATAGCTATGGAATTAGCTTCAGGACTCCACCTTTTAAAAGCCCTGTCTAGAGCTCTAACTTCACTTAAATCCCCAATCTTTGTACCAGTGCCATGTGCTTCTACATATTGTATATCCTTAGGATTGAAACCATTATTTATATACAAGGATTCAATTACTTCACGCTGGCCATCAGGGTTGGGTGCCATAACTCCTATAGAGTGTCCATCATTATTTACTGCACTTGCCTTAATAACTGCAAGAACATTATCTTCATCTTTCAAAGCTTTTTTCAAAGGCTTCAGCAAAACTAGACCTGCACCTTCTCCTGGAACAAAACCATCAGCTTGAGAATCAAAAACTCTTGACAGTCCACTTGTTGACAGGGCACCTGCATTACTAAAATATATATATGGAGTGGGAGTGAGTAAAAGGTTAATTCCTCCTGCCAGGGCAAATTCACATTCACCTCTAAGAAGAGACTGGCAGGCCATATGAATAGTCACTATTGAGGATGAGCAGGCTGTATCTACCACCATACTAGGCCCTTTTAAATTAAATTCCTGAGAGGTTCTAGCTGCAACCATATTCAAAATATTATCCACAAGTAAATTAGGATGGAAATGGGTTATACCAAGCTTATTTTTCCATTCCTCAAGAATAGACTCTTGTTCTTCTTTTGCAAGTGAGGTGAAACTATCAAAACTTTTGAGATTTGACATATTTAAAGTATTTAAATGATATTCATAATAAGAATTTGTACCAGCTCCAATAAATAATCCCAAATTCTTTCCACTTATTTTTTTCTTACAATACCCTGCCCTCTCTAATATTTCAAATACTAATTCAAGCATAATTCGCTGCTGAGGGTCCATAACAGAGGCCTCCTCATCAGATATATTAAAGAATTCAGCATCAAAATCAAAAGGTTTATCTATAAAAGCACCTGTACGGCAATTTGTTTTTATTGGATCAACATCAGTACTATAGTATTTATCTATATCCCATCTATCTGCAGGTATTTCATCAATGCTGCACTTTCCATTCACAATATTATTCCAAAATTCTTCAGGAGTTGATGCATCCGGGAAACGGCAGGCCATTTCTATTACTGCTATGTCATCATCCTTATCCATTATAGGTGTGGTTGTTTTTGTCACACTAATTTCTGAAATATTTTCTTCATGCAACCTTCTAATATATTCATCCATATCACTTATAGTTTCACAATTGATAAGTATATCATGGCTTAAAGTTAATTCCAATTCATCTTCTAGCATACTTAAAATTTGAACTGCTTTTATTGAAGTTCCTCCTAATGATAAAAATGACTGATTATATCCTATACTTTCTGCAGGTCTGTCTAGTACTTTTGACCAAATTTCACGTATTTTATCCATATTTTGTCCTGATATTAAAGGCCTGGATGTTTCACTTTTCTCTGTTTTTTCTATCTCATTAAATAATAACTCATCTGAGGTAAATGTTTCACCCTCATACTCATTATTTAAAAATGACTGTACCAGCATAAAACGCTGTATTTTACCGCTGGTGGTTTTAGGAATAGATTTAATCAAAACAACATATTCAATGGCAATGCCAAAAATTTCATTTATTTTACTAAGTATATTTGCATAAAAGCTTTTTAAATTATCCTTATTAATGTGAAGTGCAGAAAATAAGGCAACTTTTTCTCTTCCTTCTTTTTCATCGTGCCACCCGCATACTACAACTTTGCCTGGTTTTACCCCTTCAAATTCTTCTAACTTAAACTCAATATCATGTGCAAAGAAATTTTGTCCATTAACAAAAATTATGTCCTTCATACGCCCTGTTACACATAACTTTCCATCAATCATAAAACCAATATCACCTGTTTTCAGCCACCCATCCTGAAAGGAATTAAGGGTCGCTTCTGGATTATTAATGTAACCTGAAGTAACATTGTCACCTTTTATTTGAATTTCCCCTAATTGTTTTTCTAAAACTACTTTTCCCTGCTCATCTACAATACGAACTCCCGTTCCAGGAACAGGATATCCTTCACTCGCCACCTGGAATGAATCAAAATTACCTTCATCAATTTCTTCAGCTATTGAATTATTTACAAGGCTATTTCTGCTGATACAATGGCTTTCCGGTTTAGTACCTGCAATTGGAAAAGTAACTGCTAGACAAGCCTCAGCCATTCCATACACCATATACATACTTGTTTCAGATAAATTACATACAGCTAATTTTTCCATGAATTCTTTAGCTAGGGGCACAAAAATAGGTTCTGCACCGTTAAAAATTAATCTTAGGGAACTTAGATCCCATGCTTCTAGATGTTTATCTGTAATTTTTCTAAGCAGTAATCTATAGCCAAAATTAGGGCTGGAAGTTACAGTAATTTTATGCTTGGAAATTGAATCAAACCAAAGAGCAGGTCTTCTTACAAACTTTACAGGATGCATGTTTATCTGAAATATACCTAAGGCAATTAATGTTAAATGATTGCCGATTAAACCCATATCATGATAATAAGGCATCCATGAAAAAAATCTATCCTCTGAAGTTAAACCCGCACCTTCAATGATTCCTTCTATATTAGTTAATAAATTTTTATGTGTTAAAATCACTCCCTTAGGTTTACTGGTAGTTCCTGAACTAAATTGTATAAAAGCAGGCTTTTCTGATGGTGACAGATTTATTGAACCTTTTACTGTACTCTGCCTTAAATTTGATACATCCAGCATTAACATATCTTTACAATCCTCATATAACTCATTATTTTTCATACTTCCAATCATGGAAGCATCACTTATTATTACAGGTTTTTCAAGGGTATTCCACACATTTATGAGCTTTTCTAAAGAAGCATTTTTTCTCTTGAAGGATGAAGGATAGGAAATTGGTGCAGGTATAATTCCGCCAAGTATACAAGCCCAAAAGCTGATGGCAAAGTCAATATTATTTTCAAAGGAAAGAATTGCAAAATCGTCTTGTTTTAAACCATTTTCTTGAAGCATTCCTAAACAGTAAACAGCCTTTTCAAGTATTTGTTTATAGGTTAAGAAAACTTCTGTATTATTATCTTGTATAAACAATATTCCTTTATCATTTTGATTTTCTGAAGCTTCTATTAATAAGTTACCAATATTTATTTTACTGCAATACTTGCCTGTTACAGGCTTTCCCCAGGCAATTGACATTTTTTCATTATTCATGTAATCATCCCCTTAATTATAGTTTCTCAAATTATACTCATATTTACCTCTTTTAATATAGACTGTAAAAAGAAATACAACAAAAATTAATAGACATACACTAAAAATATGGTCATTTCCAAACAAACTCATAGCTGTAGACGAGATTACCGGACCTATAGTAGATCCAATTCCATAGGAGAAAGTAAATAATGAGGTTCCAGAAGGTATATCTTCTTTATCTAAGTTTTCAACTGTAACTGCCAGAGATAATGGATATATGGGGCCAATAACAGCACCAGATAAAAATGAGAAAATTAATCTTAGAGCAAAATTATT
This window encodes:
- a CDS encoding beta-ketoacyl synthase N-terminal-like domain-containing protein gives rise to the protein MNNEKMSIAWGKPVTGKYCSKINIGNLLIEASENQNDKGILFIQDNNTEVFLTYKQILEKAVYCLGMLQENGLKQDDFAILSFENNIDFAISFWACILGGIIPAPISYPSSFKRKNASLEKLINVWNTLEKPVIISDASMIGSMKNNELYEDCKDMLMLDVSNLRQSTVKGSINLSPSEKPAFIQFSSGTTSKPKGVILTHKNLLTNIEGIIEGAGLTSEDRFFSWMPYYHDMGLIGNHLTLIALGIFQINMHPVKFVRRPALWFDSISKHKITVTSSPNFGYRLLLRKITDKHLEAWDLSSLRLIFNGAEPIFVPLAKEFMEKLAVCNLSETSMYMVYGMAEACLAVTFPIAGTKPESHCISRNSLVNNSIAEEIDEGNFDSFQVASEGYPVPGTGVRIVDEQGKVVLEKQLGEIQIKGDNVTSGYINNPEATLNSFQDGWLKTGDIGFMIDGKLCVTGRMKDIIFVNGQNFFAHDIEFKLEEFEGVKPGKVVVCGWHDEKEGREKVALFSALHINKDNLKSFYANILSKINEIFGIAIEYVVLIKSIPKTTSGKIQRFMLVQSFLNNEYEGETFTSDELLFNEIEKTEKSETSRPLISGQNMDKIREIWSKVLDRPAESIGYNQSFLSLGGTSIKAVQILSMLEDELELTLSHDILINCETISDMDEYIRRLHEENISEISVTKTTTPIMDKDDDIAVIEMACRFPDASTPEEFWNNIVNGKCSIDEIPADRWDIDKYYSTDVDPIKTNCRTGAFIDKPFDFDAEFFNISDEEASVMDPQQRIMLELVFEILERAGYCKKKISGKNLGLFIGAGTNSYYEYHLNTLNMSNLKSFDSFTSLAKEEQESILEEWKNKLGITHFHPNLLVDNILNMVAARTSQEFNLKGPSMVVDTACSSSIVTIHMACQSLLRGECEFALAGGINLLLTPTPYIYFSNAGALSTSGLSRVFDSQADGFVPGEGAGLVLLKPLKKALKDEDNVLAVIKASAVNNDGHSIGVMAPNPDGQREVIESLYINNGFNPKDIQYVEAHGTGTKIGDLSEVRALDRAFKRWSPEANSIAIGSVKSNIGHLLSSAGIASFIKVVLALNNKIMPPNVNLNELNPSIKFDRTPFYTILKAKEWEVSPNTARRASINSFGFGGTNCHMVIEETPELTKTKPEKIYERSKHVLCLSANTKESLNQKIKNLVEYLKNNNKSSLEDICYTENVTRTLLKYRCSVVADSCEDLMNKLQEVKLDHIDGKVFPKIALMFTGQGSQYIGMAKRLYENLPIFSGYIDECSEVFYPYLNEKITDLIYSDKADEILLAKTNITQPVVFTIDYAFGKLFTDLGVKPDYVLGHSIGEWSAACLSGIVSLQDAAKIVAARGKLMEELQSSGSMCAVFTSGDKLQGLLQAFEGNVWIAAYNGTHQVISGEVNAIEKFSEVLLKEGMGFKKLNVSQAFHTPLMKPMLDDFKAVLEGVTFNSPKIPVVSNITGEIMNKPFDTEYWIKHILQPVKFEQSLKYLSDNSVDTFIECGPDKILSGMARGIKTSNTKIIFTASDRKKDSWDTCLGTLSSLFCSGININWEKFEQGISYNKVQLPSYPFHRSTYRPDFGMENIKVPNNWFYSWNWKAESDNSLSLLPAGSVVIFDDGNGIGEELKSMFDEKENKIYVVSSGSEYSCDSNKNFIINPLVERDYVELFKNIPEPIASVIHLWNFKREAWKSEFVFDDRVVQEDIYSILCIGRALKEINAGNIRLLLATNNGISVTENYKIFNPHQSIAVTLTLALDQENTFINSYCIDTDKKEYKSNKELAEILFNEIRKEINDEGIVVIRDGVRYVRDLINTGELSKSSKIQFNDGETYLITGGASAVGGEIAKAFAKKAKVNLVLTGREKLPLREEWNTQISNNAKCAKKIELILSLEKLGANVIYEAVDVTKINEMKVLMEKVNNIYGSIQGVIHAAGTWDFSSFKLLDKSIDTVNSVIEPKVQGAVITDYVTRKEPLKFFVMLSSVSSSKKIWSAGLGDYAAANSFLSTYSFYRASENAPGKTIALNYSLWAKTGMGANLGNMASMAIKVQGLNPLPAQKAVEALMRVLSDGSQRVIHILDKLEITQEKKPLSIKVNTLDFKKSQNIRETVYKIIADQLQVHHEELDIGQNFLELGLDSLGAVKVMEKLGHNLGIELYPTLIFEYQTPDSLAQYIEKVYSGDSDGVTAQKIDISEKNTFSMEKIKDIAIIGASVRIPGANTLDEYWSILESGKCMIREVPSERWSLKDYFSTDVNSLYTSYSKYGGFIDKPYEFDPMFFGLSPSEAVVTDPQQRIFLEIAWEALQQAGYGGRYGSNNIGVFVGCEQNTYAEHFANYRTYMKLKNYLSSNHIFNNIGHVEQDEIMNSIFNVLKPAEMVPDFVAGNSLNEVAARVSHCLNFTGPSLTINSACSSSLAALHLACESIRTGQSEMAIVGGVNLNLSPTPFIGLSRVTALSKKGVCYPFDSRADGMVLSEGASAVLLKPLENAMRDRDNILAVIKGSAMNNDGHSQGLTAPRPQGQADAIRKAYLEANINPETISYIETHGTGTPLGDPIEIEGMNHAFRSFTSEKAFCAIGSVKSSIGHMLSASGVTSLIKVVLALKNKKIPHTVNYDKSRSNPNIDFANSPFYVVSGEPMEWKSSNITPLRAGVNAFGFGGTNVHVVLEKAPDIREYEEERSPYLLQLTGRNENVVKRIAANLKNHIEQHENLSAASICFTVNGAQKELITKAAAVVKSRAHLLEVLTSLENGSSIEGVYKGRSHPNRETQAYLMLDGNMKIFEDCKHDLCSRFAAFNTAYRECMDRYKELKNGYSEEIELIHSFAVQYALGIFLNDFNLNICGIIAQGTGILTAAVLTGLINLDQALGQLIHISIIEDGNYSKSNENAVYLNSPILTPSGAIEEFLDIPIKVIENIKSLDGFVNKDQVVIYPGKIDEIKNKEFYNDRLFNWVEMNIGENAVKSIITAFAKLYTLGTRYNPNKFSTGKEKKVALPTYPFENETYKISFQEKAVDLEVNSAAAEQKGLLKMDRYYILSDMERKSSCNGLANDLKKLII